In Sus scrofa isolate TJ Tabasco breed Duroc chromosome 14, Sscrofa11.1, whole genome shotgun sequence, the sequence GCCAGTGGGAAAGGAAGCCCCCGGGCCTACCAGGGCAATGGCACAGCCCGCCACTTCCACGCCGAGGAGCGCCTGCCTGCCCCACACCCCTATCCTGGCGCTCAGGACTTCATGGAGGCTGCCGTCTGCCACGTCAAGGACCTGGAGAATGGCCAGTGGGTGCTGGGTGGGcctgggagagggtgggagggcgGCAGGCAGGCCTGGAGGGCCTGGGCTACCACCTTTGTGGCCCCTCCTGGGCTGGGGAATGAGCCTCAGAAGGCTAGGCCCAAGGAAGAATTAGTGCCTGGAGCCCTGACCCTGAGGGTAGCCCCTCCTCAGGATGCGGGaagtggagctgggatggggaaaAGTGCTGCTGGTGAAGGACAATGGGGAGTTCCATGCTCTGGGACACAAGTGTCCCCACTACGGTGCGCCCCTGGTGAAAGGTAAGCCATCAGGTGTACATGGGGCTGGCTGGGACCTCCTCCAATGGGGCTGTGCCATCACAAGGCATGCTTGGCCCCTGCTCCCTGGCATCTCAGGCCCTTGTCTATTAGTGGGGTCTCCTGAGCTGCGGGGAAGAGCCAGCGGTGCTAGGACACAGGGGTCCTTGGAGAGGGGCTACTGCTGGTGGCCCAGCCTAGCACTGCCCCTCCCAGGAGTGCTATCCCGCGGTCGGGTGCGCTGCCCCTGGCATGGCGCTTGCTTCAACATCAGCACCGGAGACTTAGAAGACTTCCCTGGCCTGGACAGTCTGCACAAGTTCCAGGTGCGGCTGGGTGTGCAGTGGGGTGGGAGTCTGtgggtgctgggccagggaccagagcACCCCAAAGCCTGGTCCTGAGCCGTGCAGTCCTTGCAGGTGAAGATTGAGAAGGAGAAGGTGTACGTTCGGGCCAGCAAGCAGGTGAGGGGCTAGCTTGGGACTCAGGTCAAAGGGGGTGACCAGGAAAGCCTCTGGGCCATGGAATAGCATGTGCACAGGCTCTGTGGTAGGAGGGAGCCTGGTGAGGGTGGCTGGGGAGCAGTGTGAGGACTCCTTGTGGGAGAGGAGGCAGCACTGGAGCAGCAGGACTTGGCCCCCTGGGATGGGCATGGGGGGATGGCAGTGACCACAGCTCCCAGCTGCCCCCACTCTCTGGCCACCCCCAGGCCTTGCAGCTACAGCGAAGGACCAAGGTGATGGCCACATGCATCTCTCCAAGTGCTGGCCATAGTGGCAGCACCAACGTGCTCATCGTGGGAGCAGGTTGATGGTAGGGttgggaggggcagggtgggctGGGGAAAAGGCAGCTTCTGACCCAAAAATCCCTCCATGCAGGGGCTGCTGGCTTGGTATGTGCGGAGACACTGAGGCAGGAGGGCTTCTCGGACAGGATCGTCCTGTGCACGCTGGACCGGCACCTCCCCTACGACCGGCCCAAGCTCAGCAAGGTTGGGTGGCATGAATGGGGCTGGGCAGGCCCGGACCCATGTCCTTCTGGGCACAGTTAGGTCCATTGGGACCCTTGCTTGCCACCCCTTGGGAGTCTGGTCAGCTGCCCTCATTATTCTTGCCAGGTGCTCCTGTGGTGTCCCTGTGTGACCCTGgctgtcccactccctccagtCCCTGGTCCTAGgttgtaaaatgggataatgccCACTTGGTCCCAACTCAGGTGTCTTTTGCAGTCACTGGACACACAGCCTGAGCAGCTGGCCTTGAGGCCCAAGGAGTTCTTCCGAGCGCATGGCATTGAGGTGCTCACAGAGGCCCAGGTGCGGACAAGGCAAGGGAATGGGGCTGGGCCAGGCTTCAGGAACCGGGCAGGGTATGAGGCCCCTGGACGTGCGGGTGTGTTTgccctcctggccctgccactcAGGCCCCAGGATGCTCCAGGCCTGGAAGGGTCCTGGGCACACACAGAGCCCCAGTGTGCAGGGATGGGGACTTCTGTCCAGGGTTGGTCCTTGGGAGCTTGACGAGGGGAAAGTGGAGCTTAACGGTGGAGGAGCTGCCAGGTGAAGAAGGTTCAGGCATGTGGCGGAGCTGCTCAGATGCCTGGCCTGCTCTGGGCCTGGTgcagggcctggaggaggggctgggcacAGGTCTAGGCCCCGGCCGCACTCTGCCCGGCGGGTCACAGGTGGTCACCGTGGACGTGAGGAACAAGAAGGCCGTGTTCAAGGACGGCTTCAAGCTGGAGTATAGCAAGCTGCTGCTGGCGCCCGGGAGCAGGTGGGAGGGTCCCCCCAGGGGCTGGGAGTTGGGGGCTCAGGGTGCCAGAAGACCCTTACCTACTCCTGCCCATCTCAGCCCAAAGACCCTGAGCTGCAAAGGCAAAGAGGTGGAGAACGTGTTCACCATCAGGACGCCCGAGGACGCCAACCGCGTGGTGAGGCTGGCCCGGGGCCGCAACGCTGTGGTCGTGGGAGCCGGCTTCCTGGGTGAGCAGCTGGGGATGGTGGGGCCCGGGCCGGGGTGGCACTGGCCCAGGGAGGTGCAGGGTGCcagcccacctccacccccccagGGATGGAGGTGGCCGCCTACCTGACAGAGAAGGCGCACTCGGTGTCTGTGGTGGAGCTGG encodes:
- the AIFM3 gene encoding apoptosis-inducing factor 3 isoform X4, with translation MGGCFSKPKPVELKIEVVLPEKDRKEELSASGKGSPRAYQGNGTARHFHAEERLPAPHPYPGAQDFMEAAVCHVKDLENGQMREVELGWGKVLLVKDNGEFHALGHKCPHYGAPLVKGVLSRGRVRCPWHGACFNISTGDLEDFPGLDSLHKFQVKIEKEKVYVRASKQALQLQRRTKVMATCISPSAGHSGSTNVLIVGAGAAGLVCAETLRQEGFSDRIVLCTLDRHLPYDRPKLSKSLDTQPEQLALRPKEFFRAHGIEVLTEAQVVTVDVRNKKAVFKDGFKLEYSKLLLAPGSSPKTLSCKGKEVENVFTIRTPEDANRVVRLARGRNAVVVGAGFLGMEVAAYLTEKAHSVSVVELEETPFRRLLGERVGRALMKMFENNRVKFYMQTEVLELRAQEGKLKEVVLKSSKVVRADVCVVGIGAVPATGFLRQSGIGLDSRGFIPVNKMMQTNVPGVFAAGDAVTFPLAWRNNRKVNIPHWQMAHAQGRVAAQNMLAQEAEISTVPYLWTAMFGKSLRYAGYGEGFDDVVIQGDLHELKFVAFYTKGDEVISVASMNYDPIVSKVAEVLASGRSIRKREVETGDMSWLTGKGS
- the AIFM3 gene encoding apoptosis-inducing factor 3 isoform X2, which codes for MGGCFSKPKPVELKIEVVLPEKDRKEELSASGKGSPRAYQGNGTARHFHAEERLPAPHPYPGAQDFMEAAVCHVKDLENGQMREVELGWGKVLLVKDNGEFHALGHKCPHYGAPLVKGVLSRGRVRCPWHGACFNISTGDLEDFPGLDSLHKFQVKIEKEKVYVRASKQALQLQRRTKVMATCISPSAGHSGSTNVLIVGAGAAGLVCAETLRQEGFSDRIVLCTLDRHLPYDRPKLSKSLDTQPEQLALRPKEFFRAHGIEVLTEAQGLEEGLGTGLGPGRTLPGGSQVVTVDVRNKKAVFKDGFKLEYSKLLLAPGSSPKTLSCKGKEVENVFTIRTPEDANRVVRLARGRNAVVVGAGFLGMEVAAYLTEKAHSVSVVELEETPFRRLLGERVGRALMKMFENNRVKFYMQTEVLELRAQEGKLKEVVLKSSKVVRADVCVVGIGAVPATGFLRQSGIGLDSRGFIPVNKMMQTNVPGVFAAGDAVTFPLAWRNNRKVNIPHWQMAHAQGRVAAQNMLAQEAEISTVPYLWTAMFGKSLRYAGYGEGFDDVVIQGDLHELKFVAFYTKGDEVISVASMNYDPIVSKVAEVLASGRSIRKREVETGDMSWLTGKGS
- the AIFM3 gene encoding apoptosis-inducing factor 3 isoform X1, giving the protein MGGCFSKPKPVELKIEVVLPEKDRKEELSASGKGSPRAYQGNGTARHFHAEERLPAPHPYPGAQDFMEAAVCHVKDLENGQMREVELGWGKVLLVKDNGEFHALGHKCPHYGAPLVKGVLSRGRVRCPWHGACFNISTGDLEDFPGLDSLHKFQVKIEKEKVYVRASKQALQLQRRTKVMATCISPSAGHSGSTNVLIVGAGAAGLVCAETLRQEGFSDRIVLCTLDRHLPYDRPKLSKSLDTQPEQLALRPKEFFRAHGIEVLTEAQGLEEGLGTGLGPGRTLPGGSQVVTVDVRNKKAVFKDGFKLEYSKLLLAPGSSPKTLSCKGKEVENVFTIRTPEDANRVVRLARGRNAVVVGAGFLGMEVAAYLTEKAHSVSVVELEETPFRRLLGERVGRALMKMFENNRVKFYMQTEVLELRAQEGKLKEVVLKSSKVVRADVCVVGIGAVPATGFLRQSGIGLDSRGFIPVNKALSPQMMQTNVPGVFAAGDAVTFPLAWRNNRKVNIPHWQMAHAQGRVAAQNMLAQEAEISTVPYLWTAMFGKSLRYAGYGEGFDDVVIQGDLHELKFVAFYTKGDEVISVASMNYDPIVSKVAEVLASGRSIRKREVETGDMSWLTGKGS
- the AIFM3 gene encoding apoptosis-inducing factor 3 isoform X3, producing MGGCFSKPKPVELKIEVVLPEKDRKEELSASGKGSPRAYQGNGTARHFHAEERLPAPHPYPGAQDFMEAAVCHVKDLENGQMREVELGWGKVLLVKDNGEFHALGHKCPHYGAPLVKGVLSRGRVRCPWHGACFNISTGDLEDFPGLDSLHKFQVKIEKEKVYVRASKQALQLQRRTKVMATCISPSAGHSGSTNVLIVGAGAAGLVCAETLRQEGFSDRIVLCTLDRHLPYDRPKLSKSLDTQPEQLALRPKEFFRAHGIEVLTEAQVVTVDVRNKKAVFKDGFKLEYSKLLLAPGSSPKTLSCKGKEVENVFTIRTPEDANRVVRLARGRNAVVVGAGFLGMEVAAYLTEKAHSVSVVELEETPFRRLLGERVGRALMKMFENNRVKFYMQTEVLELRAQEGKLKEVVLKSSKVVRADVCVVGIGAVPATGFLRQSGIGLDSRGFIPVNKALSPQMMQTNVPGVFAAGDAVTFPLAWRNNRKVNIPHWQMAHAQGRVAAQNMLAQEAEISTVPYLWTAMFGKSLRYAGYGEGFDDVVIQGDLHELKFVAFYTKGDEVISVASMNYDPIVSKVAEVLASGRSIRKREVETGDMSWLTGKGS